A stretch of the Aphis gossypii isolate Hap1 chromosome 2, ASM2018417v2, whole genome shotgun sequence genome encodes the following:
- the LOC114121714 gene encoding chromobox protein homolog 1-like, protein MNPRSKESVPRVDSNSETEEQEEEYSVEKILDKRTRNGKVEYFLKWNGYSDADNTWEPEENLDCEELIKDFEEKLKQEKKKTQPERGRKRTLSNSTVTSCASSDAGPSKGSRKNSPPQKKVEKSDKLDKSDKSDKSDEMEDSATVDGEQNGVSDDPPNHVEENGPPPEKVAEKIIGATDSSGQLMFLLKWQGIEEADLIPAKDANLMCPQIVIKFYEERLTWHAPENKNGV, encoded by the exons ATGAATCCTAG atcCAAAGAAAGTGTACCACGTGTTGATTCTAATTCTGAAACCGAAGAACAGGAGGAGGAATACTCAGTTGAGAAGATCTTAGATAAACGCACCAGGAATGGAAAAGTGGAGTATTTCCTTAAGTGGAATGGCTACAGTGATGCAGACAACACATGGGAACCTGAAGAAAATCTCGATTGCGAAGAGCTTATCAAggattttgaagaaaaacttaaacaaGAGAAGAAGAAAACTCAACCTGAGCGTGGCCGAAAGCGTACGTTATCCAATTCAACTGTTACTAGTTGTGCTTCTTCAGATGCCGGGCCATCCAAAGGTAGTAGGAAGAATTCTCCTCCCCAAAAAAAGGTAGAGAAGTCTGATAAATTGGACAAGTCAGATAAGTCGGACAAATCAGATGAGATGGAAGATAGTGCAACTGTTGATGGAGAACAAAACGGTGTGTCAGACGATCCGCCAAATCATGTTGAGGAAAACGGCCCTCCCCCTGAAAAAGTGgctgaaaaaattattggcGCCACCGATTCTAGCGGACAGCTTATGTTCCTGTTAAAATGGCAAGGAATAGAAGAAGCTGATTTAATCCCGGCTAAAGATGCTAATTTAATGTGCCCACAAATCGTTATCAAGTTTTATGAAGAAAGACTTACATGGCATGCTCCTGAAAACAAAAACGGTGTTTAA
- the LOC114121711 gene encoding tetraspanin-5 isoform X3, producing MAVQQKYRREEVSEVSCCLKYIIFSFNVLFWMFGLSVMAVGVWAWTEKNAFNNLSKLTHLALDPAFALILIGGITFIIGFTGCIGALRENTCLLGSYAVLLAVILILELTAGVLTFVFKDSIKSQATEGLQTFIVHYREDPDQQNLIDWIQEDWLQCCGIKGPEDWDLNNYFNCSSQKVGSREACGVPFSCCKRKLNEIVENKQCGYDVRKEGFTDDVGKRVDLIINEKGCLQSGEEWLERNMLFIATVCLISAFCKILGICFAQNLRADIFAQKGKWH from the exons ATGGCTGTTCAACAGAAATATAGACGAGAAGAAGTTAGCGAAGTTAGTTGTTGCCTAAAGTACATCATATTCAGTTTTAACGTGTTATTTTGG atgtttGGTTTATCTGTGATGGCAGTGGGTGTTTGGGCATGGACGgagaaaaatgcatttaataatcTAAGTAAACTCACACATTTAGCACTAGATCCAGCTtttgctttaattttaattg gtggaataacttttataataggttTCACCGGTTGCATTGGAGCATTGCGTGAAAACACATGTTTACTTGGAagt tatgcaGTTCTCTTAgctgtaattttaatacttgagCTAACTGCAGGAGTATtaacatttgtatttaaagaTTCT attaaatcACAAGCCACTGAAGGACTTCAAACATTCATTGTTCATTATAGGGAAGACCCAGATCAGCAAAATCTTATCGATTGGATACAAGAAGACTGG ttacaaTGCTGTGGAATCAAAGGTCCTGAAGATTGggatttaaacaattattttaactgctCTTCACAAAAGGTTGGCAGCCGAGAAGCATGTGGAGTACCTTTTTCTTGTTGTAAACGTAAACTTAAT gaaaTAGTAGAAAACAAACAATGTGGGTATGATGTGAGGAAAGAAGGATTC ACCGACGATGTCGGAAAACGAGTGGACCTCATCATTAATGAAAAAGGATGTTTACAATCTGGAGAAGAATGGCTAGAAAGAAACATGCTTTTTATAGCTACTGTATGTCTTATCTCAGCATTTTGTAAG attttaGGCATATGCTTTGCTCAAAATCTACGTGCTGACATATTTGCACAAAAAGGCAAGTGGCACTAG
- the LOC114121711 gene encoding tetraspanin-5 isoform X1 has product MAVQQKYRREEVSEVSCCLKYIIFSFNVLFWMFGLSVMAVGVWAWTEKNAFNNLSKLTHLALDPAFALILIGGITFIIGFTGCIGALRENTCLLGSYAVLLAVILILELTAGVLTFVFKDSIKSQATEGLQTFIVHYREDPDQQNLIDWIQEDWLQCCGIKGPEDWDLNNYFNCSSQKVGSREACGVPFSCCKRKLNEIVENKQCGYDVRKEGFYAEKWTSLNLPTQTGERNIYERGCMRAAEEWVEDNFIGVLTTVMTVTILQTDDVGKRVDLIINEKGCLQSGEEWLERNMLFIATVCLISAFCKILGICFAQNLRADIFAQKGKWH; this is encoded by the exons ATGGCTGTTCAACAGAAATATAGACGAGAAGAAGTTAGCGAAGTTAGTTGTTGCCTAAAGTACATCATATTCAGTTTTAACGTGTTATTTTGG atgtttGGTTTATCTGTGATGGCAGTGGGTGTTTGGGCATGGACGgagaaaaatgcatttaataatcTAAGTAAACTCACACATTTAGCACTAGATCCAGCTtttgctttaattttaattg gtggaataacttttataataggttTCACCGGTTGCATTGGAGCATTGCGTGAAAACACATGTTTACTTGGAagt tatgcaGTTCTCTTAgctgtaattttaatacttgagCTAACTGCAGGAGTATtaacatttgtatttaaagaTTCT attaaatcACAAGCCACTGAAGGACTTCAAACATTCATTGTTCATTATAGGGAAGACCCAGATCAGCAAAATCTTATCGATTGGATACAAGAAGACTGG ttacaaTGCTGTGGAATCAAAGGTCCTGAAGATTGggatttaaacaattattttaactgctCTTCACAAAAGGTTGGCAGCCGAGAAGCATGTGGAGTACCTTTTTCTTGTTGTAAACGTAAACTTAAT gaaaTAGTAGAAAACAAACAATGTGGGTATGATGTGAGGAAAGAAGGATTC TACGCTGAAAAATGGACTAGCTTAAATTTACCAACGCAAACAGgtgaaagaaatatatatgaaagAGGTTGCATGCGGGCTGCTGAGGAATGGGTTGAGGATAATTTTATTGGAGTTTTAACAACAGTTATGACTGTCACCATATTACAG ACCGACGATGTCGGAAAACGAGTGGACCTCATCATTAATGAAAAAGGATGTTTACAATCTGGAGAAGAATGGCTAGAAAGAAACATGCTTTTTATAGCTACTGTATGTCTTATCTCAGCATTTTGTAAG attttaGGCATATGCTTTGCTCAAAATCTACGTGCTGACATATTTGCACAAAAAGGCAAGTGGCACTAG
- the LOC114121711 gene encoding tetraspanin-5 isoform X4, with the protein MAVQQKYRREEVSEVSCCLKYIIFSFNVLFWMFGLSVMAVGVWAWTEKNAFNNLSKLTHLALDPAFALILIGGITFIIGFTGCIGALRENTCLLGSYAVLLAVILILELTAGVLTFVFKDSIKSQATEGLQTFIVHYREDPDQQNLIDWIQEDWLQCCGIKGPEDWDLNNYFNCSSQKVGSREACGVPFSCCKRKLNEIVENKQCGYDVRKEGFILGICFAQNLRADIFAQKGKWH; encoded by the exons ATGGCTGTTCAACAGAAATATAGACGAGAAGAAGTTAGCGAAGTTAGTTGTTGCCTAAAGTACATCATATTCAGTTTTAACGTGTTATTTTGG atgtttGGTTTATCTGTGATGGCAGTGGGTGTTTGGGCATGGACGgagaaaaatgcatttaataatcTAAGTAAACTCACACATTTAGCACTAGATCCAGCTtttgctttaattttaattg gtggaataacttttataataggttTCACCGGTTGCATTGGAGCATTGCGTGAAAACACATGTTTACTTGGAagt tatgcaGTTCTCTTAgctgtaattttaatacttgagCTAACTGCAGGAGTATtaacatttgtatttaaagaTTCT attaaatcACAAGCCACTGAAGGACTTCAAACATTCATTGTTCATTATAGGGAAGACCCAGATCAGCAAAATCTTATCGATTGGATACAAGAAGACTGG ttacaaTGCTGTGGAATCAAAGGTCCTGAAGATTGggatttaaacaattattttaactgctCTTCACAAAAGGTTGGCAGCCGAGAAGCATGTGGAGTACCTTTTTCTTGTTGTAAACGTAAACTTAAT gaaaTAGTAGAAAACAAACAATGTGGGTATGATGTGAGGAAAGAAGGATTC attttaGGCATATGCTTTGCTCAAAATCTACGTGCTGACATATTTGCACAAAAAGGCAAGTGGCACTAG
- the LOC114121711 gene encoding tetraspanin-5 isoform X2, which produces MAVQQKYRREEVSEVSCCLKYIIFSFNVLFWMFGLSVMAVGVWAWTEKNAFNNLSKLTHLALDPAFALILIGGITFIIGFTGCIGALRENTCLLGSYAVLLAVILILELTAGVLTFVFKDSIKSQATEGLQTFIVHYREDPDQQNLIDWIQEDWLQCCGIKGPEDWDLNNYFNCSSQKVGSREACGVPFSCCKRKLNEIVENKQCGYDVRKEGFYAEKWTSLNLPTQTGERNIYERGCMRAAEEWVEDNFIGVLTTVMTVTILQILGICFAQNLRADIFAQKGKWH; this is translated from the exons ATGGCTGTTCAACAGAAATATAGACGAGAAGAAGTTAGCGAAGTTAGTTGTTGCCTAAAGTACATCATATTCAGTTTTAACGTGTTATTTTGG atgtttGGTTTATCTGTGATGGCAGTGGGTGTTTGGGCATGGACGgagaaaaatgcatttaataatcTAAGTAAACTCACACATTTAGCACTAGATCCAGCTtttgctttaattttaattg gtggaataacttttataataggttTCACCGGTTGCATTGGAGCATTGCGTGAAAACACATGTTTACTTGGAagt tatgcaGTTCTCTTAgctgtaattttaatacttgagCTAACTGCAGGAGTATtaacatttgtatttaaagaTTCT attaaatcACAAGCCACTGAAGGACTTCAAACATTCATTGTTCATTATAGGGAAGACCCAGATCAGCAAAATCTTATCGATTGGATACAAGAAGACTGG ttacaaTGCTGTGGAATCAAAGGTCCTGAAGATTGggatttaaacaattattttaactgctCTTCACAAAAGGTTGGCAGCCGAGAAGCATGTGGAGTACCTTTTTCTTGTTGTAAACGTAAACTTAAT gaaaTAGTAGAAAACAAACAATGTGGGTATGATGTGAGGAAAGAAGGATTC TACGCTGAAAAATGGACTAGCTTAAATTTACCAACGCAAACAGgtgaaagaaatatatatgaaagAGGTTGCATGCGGGCTGCTGAGGAATGGGTTGAGGATAATTTTATTGGAGTTTTAACAACAGTTATGACTGTCACCATATTACAG attttaGGCATATGCTTTGCTCAAAATCTACGTGCTGACATATTTGCACAAAAAGGCAAGTGGCACTAG
- the LOC114121709 gene encoding FMR1-interacting protein NUFIP1-like has protein sequence MYRPNCQSTYSPNGPNQQSQSYHTPRPFQQQQFGPRFQSPPQQFTPPGSFYQPSRQHHDHSIPAYQVPNTALPPPFYQPANPNFDQTTKPLYQPPVQNQLPVQHTEIPINHSKYPPPSAGPCFNQLSVPPYRTPGQTYIPPIQNYNQPPPIQNYNNCPPIQNYNQPPPIQNFNHPNTPPPFQSMNLNCNQPVGSSYQSPNHGMSATPNNSYQPQVQNPESLKQPYKLPVDQCYQQQQSSFNLPRHEFNQRPPFRPPGQQRFPFNKQNPRYQQSQHGNRFQFQPRQQFQNYRPRGGPPPSFNNQSKENFVPKKEKNLVACELGDCDFMGHASAVKEHQNMHHRLGLHKKVLYSNNSDAVKNWIEERKKKWPTKENIQTKVDVEDEKNKRGERIADEDFQRFNKNNKANNSGNKRFNNRKRPRFNGEFKEPVEEPMNGNLKRFAGIVGIIKDEPLEDINKPVALKLLEEYDESSDNQSDGESPEEIPIVKTSVSLENKNVLEQNEKLCSTSVVETSITEKNVEPGFTSTIEALITEENEEPSSTSVIEALITEENVEPNSTPVVENLITEKNEKPSSILVIKNKEVDSTSLIDQNSEAISTDVKIDESSKINDKCEKTSNERGQKRKNTSKKESKPAKKIPPMKTPRTEVVERKGALLEALMGDLMRSERNTITQCICYIRNNMNRFCKIQVS, from the exons ATGTATCGTCCAAATTGTCAATCAACTTACTCACCAAATGGGCCCAATCAACAATCACAGTCATATCATACTCCTAGACCCTTCCAACAGCAACAATTTGGTCCACGATTTCAATCACCTCCACAACAGTTTACACCACCAGGATCTTTTTATCAACCTTCCCGACAACATCATGACCATTCAATACCTGCATACCAAGTTCCTAATACTGCATTACCTCCACCTTTTTATCAACCTGCTAACCCTAATTTTGATCAAACAACAAAACCACTATATCAACCTCCTGTCCAAAATCAATTACCTGTTCAACATActgaaatacctataaatcatTCTAAATATCCACCTCCATCTGCTGGTCCTTGTTTTAATCAACTGTCTGTACCTCCATATAGAACACCTGGACAAACATATATACCTCCTATTCAAAACTACAACCAACCTCCtcctattcaaaattataataactgtccGCCGATTCAAAACTACAATCAACCTCCTCCAAtccaaaattttaatcatcCAAATACACCACCACCATTTCAgtctatgaatttaaattgcaaTCAACCAGTCGGATCTTCATACCAGTCTCCAAACCATGGTATGAGTGCAACACCAAATAATTCATATCAACCTCAAGTACAAAATCCTGAATCGTTGAAACAACCATACAAATTACCAGTAGATCAATGTTATCAACAACAGCAGTcttcatttaatttacctaGACATGAATTCAATCAAAGGCCTCCTTTTAGGCCACCAGGACAACAAAGATTTCCctttaacaaacaaaatccAAGATATCAGCAATCACAACATGGTAATAGATTTCAATTTCAACCTAGACagcaatttcaaaattatcgcCCCAGAGGAGGACCTCCTCCTAGTTTTAATAACCAGAGTAAAGAAAATTTTGTACctaaaaaagagaaaaatctAGTAGCATGCGAATTAGGTGATTGTGATTTTATGGGACATGCTAGTGCTGTTAAAGAACATCAAAACATGCATCATCGATTAGGATTGCACAAGAAAGTATTGTACAGTAACAACTCAGATGCTGTTAAAAATTGGATTGAGGAAAGAAAAAA aAAATGGCCAACTAAAGAAAACATCCAAACAAAAGTAGATGTagaagatgaaaaaaataagagaGGGGAACGTATAGCAGATGAAGATTTTCAgaggtttaataaaaataataaagctaaTAATTctg GAAATAAACggtttaataatagaaaacgaCCCAGGTTTAATGGTGAATTTAAAGAACCTGTCGAAGAACCAATGAATGGAAACTTAAAACGTTTTGCTGGAATagttg gtatcatAAAGGATGAACCGTTagaagatataaataaaccaGTTGCTTTAAAACTATTAGAGGAATATGATGAATCTAGTGATAATCAAAGTGACGGTGAATCACCTGAGGAAATTCCTATAGTTAAAACATCAGTTTCTCtagagaataaaaatgtattagaacAAAATGAGAAACTATGTTCTACATCAGTAGTAGAAACTTCAATAACAGAGAAAAATGTAGAACCTGGTTTTACTTCTACAATAGAAGCTTTAATAACAGAGGAAAATGAAGAACCCAGTTCTACTTCTGTCATAGAAGCTTTAATAACAGAGGAAAATGTAGAACCCAATTCTACTCCAGttgtagaaaatttaataacagaaaaaaatgaaaaacctagttctattttagtaattaaaaacaaagaagTAGATTCCACTTCATTAATTGATCAGAACAGTGAAGCAATTAGTACTGATGTGAAAATTGATGAaagttctaaaataaatgataaatgtgaaaaaacCTCTAATGAACGTGGCCAAAAGCGTAAAAACACTTCCAAAAAAGAATCTAAACCAGCCAAAAAAATACCACCAATGAAGACACCGCGAACTGAAGTTGTTGAAAGGAAGGGTGCCCTGTTGGAAGCT TTGATGGGAGATTTAATGCGCAGTGAACGAAACACTATCACTCAATGCATTTGTTACATCAGAAACAATATGAATCGTTTCTGTAAAATTCAAGTCTCTTAA
- the LOC114121710 gene encoding zinc finger and SCAN domain-containing protein 2-like — MLACAEISKMNTCGIQQITLGSNIIVDGLFFNETNIKLNSSQDEVILSDSSSVQKYIPTDTRNKSKIDHLDVSNNKSKKHKLKLKKSQQISLNKLNLKTHLKIQPSIKQSYTCTVCQKLFHYKYRYDAHIQSHNIEKQKYKCKICDKSFTRKYHISIHNRTHTGEKPYKCELCEKLFSMKHHLLSHIRTHTGEKPYTCEMCNESFTRKDILSKHVRTHIGEQLSTCVKCQKQFSMKTYTGEKQYFCHLCQQIEPQSNIMNNINTNLNHDLEMFDNDKRIETTDLIDIKYENIENSDDESKILMSPSNMLTYQPYDEMLNNTKEFQSDVKCLETFCSVEFKEKPYKCHMCQQLFSNKQNLDSHIRSHTTKQPYTCTICKKSFFYKYRFDAHITNHKMDKYKCKICEKSFTRKYHFDTHYRIHTGEKPFKCEICLKLFSLKHHLISHVRTHTGEKPFNCELCNESFRRKDILSNHIRIHTGEKQFVCNYCEKQFSMKQYLIRHMRTHTGEKPFICHVCQKRFSQRSGLDCHIRIHTGEKPFQCEVCKKLFSRRDNLTLHMSTHNINIEDETDDFLSTNVYCNDEAIKKTNC, encoded by the coding sequence atgcTTGCCTGTGcagaaatttcaaaaatgaacaCATGCGGTATTCAACAGATTACACTTggatcaaatattattgttgatggtttatttttcaatgaaacaaatattaaattaaatagttctCAAGATGAAGTGATACTATCAGATTCATCCagtgttcaaaaatatattccaaCAGATACTCGCAACAAATCGAAAATAGATCATTTAGatgttagtaataataaatcaaagaaACATaagcttaaattaaaaaaaagtcaacaaatatccttaaataaactaaatcttAAAACTCACCTGAAAATTCAACCATCCATAAAACAGTCCTATACATGTACTGTTTgccaaaaattatttcattacaaatACCGATACGATGCTCATATACAAAgtcataatattgaaaaacaaaaatataagtgtAAAATTTGTGATAAATCTTTCACACGTAAATATCATATCAGCATCCATAATAGAACACATACAGGTGAAAAACCATATAAATGTGAACTATGTGagaaattgttttcaatgaaACATCATCTCTTATCTCATATCAGAACTCATACAGGTGAAAAGCCTTACACTTGTGAAATGTGTAATGAATCATTTACCCGCAAAGATATTCTGAGCAAGCACGTTAGAACTCACATAGGAGAACAACTTTCAACATgtgtaaaatgtcaaaaacaattttctatgAAAACGTACACTGGAGAGAAACAATACTTCTGTCATTTGTGTCAACAAATCGAGCCTCAAtccaatattatgaataacatTAACACTAATTTAAATCATGACTTAGAAATGTTTGACAATGACAAACGTATTGAGACAACAGACctcattgatataaaatatgaaaacatagAAAATAGTGATGATGAATCAAAAATTCTAATGTCTCCATCAAACATGTTAACATATCAACCCTATGATGAAATGCTGAATAACACTAAAGAATTTCAATCTGATGTAAAATGCCTTGAGACATTCTGCAGTGtagaatttaaagaaaaaccaTATAAATGTCACATGTGTCagcaattattttctaataaacaaaatcttGATTCTCATATAAGAAGTCATACTACAAAACAACCTTATACATGTACAATTTGTAAGAAAtcgtttttctataaataccgTTTTGATGCTCATATAACTAATCATAAGATGgacaaatataaatgtaaaatttgtgAGAAATCTTTCACCCGAAAGTACCATTTTGATACTCATTATAGAATACACACTGGTGAAAAACCGTTTAAATGTGAAATATGTCtgaaattattttcgttaaaaCATCACCTTATATCCCATGTTAGAACTCACACTGGTGAGAAACCGTTTAATTGTGAGCTTTGTAATGAATCATTTCGCCGTAAAGATATACTTAGTAATCATATTAGAATTCATACTGgagaaaaacaatttgtttgtaattattgCGAAAAACAATTCTCTATGAAACAATATCTTATAAGACATATGAGAACACACACTGGGGAAAAACCATTCATTTGTCATGTATGTCAAAAAAGGTTTTCACAGCGATCTGGCCTTGATTGTCATATAAGAATCCACACTGGAGAGAAACCGTTTCAATGTGAGGTatgtaaaaaactattttctaGAAGAGACAATTTAACACTTCATATgtcaacacataatattaatatagaagaTGAAACTGatgattttttatcaacaaatgTGTATTGCAATGATgaagcaattaaaaaaactaattgttaa